A section of the Pseudomonas sp. Q1-7 genome encodes:
- a CDS encoding malic enzyme-like NAD(P)-binding protein, translating into MSDLKTAALEYHAQPRPGKLSVELTKPTATARDLSLAYSPGVAEPVREIARDPELAFKYTGKGNLVAVISDGTAILGLGNLGPLASKPVMEGKGVLFKRFAGVDVFDIEVDAESPQAFIDTVKRISITFGGINLEDIKAPECFEIERTLIEQCDIPVFHDDQHGTAIVTAAGMINALEIAGKTLAEAKIVCLGAGAAAISCMKLLVSMGAKVENIFMIDRKGVIHAGRDDLNQYKAVFAHETDKRTLSEALDGADVFVGLSGANLLSPEDLKRMAVNPIVFACSNPDPEIKPELAHETRGDVIMATGRSDYPNQVNNVLGFPFIFRGALDVRATRINEEMKIAAALALRDLAKLPVPKDVCDAYGVASLEFGREYIIPKPMDQRLITVVSDAVAKAAIESGVATLPYPKHYPLNSVDDVFNG; encoded by the coding sequence ATGTCTGATCTGAAAACGGCCGCTCTCGAATACCATGCCCAACCCCGCCCCGGGAAACTCAGCGTCGAGCTGACCAAGCCGACCGCTACTGCCCGCGACCTTTCGCTGGCCTACAGCCCGGGCGTCGCCGAGCCGGTACGCGAAATCGCGCGTGATCCCGAACTGGCCTTCAAGTACACCGGCAAGGGCAACCTGGTAGCGGTCATTTCCGATGGCACCGCGATCCTTGGCCTGGGCAACCTCGGCCCGCTGGCCTCCAAGCCGGTCATGGAAGGCAAGGGCGTGCTGTTCAAGCGTTTTGCCGGTGTCGACGTGTTCGACATCGAGGTGGACGCTGAAAGCCCGCAGGCATTCATCGACACCGTCAAGCGCATTTCCATCACCTTCGGTGGCATCAACCTCGAAGACATCAAGGCACCCGAGTGCTTCGAGATCGAGCGTACCCTGATCGAGCAGTGCGACATCCCGGTCTTCCACGATGACCAGCACGGCACCGCCATCGTGACCGCCGCCGGCATGATCAACGCCCTGGAAATCGCCGGCAAGACCCTGGCCGAGGCCAAGATCGTCTGCCTCGGCGCCGGTGCTGCCGCCATTTCCTGCATGAAGCTGCTGGTGAGCATGGGCGCCAAGGTCGAGAACATTTTCATGATCGACCGCAAAGGCGTGATCCATGCCGGTCGCGACGACCTGAACCAGTACAAGGCCGTGTTCGCCCACGAGACCGACAAGCGCACCCTGTCCGAAGCCCTTGATGGGGCGGACGTGTTCGTCGGCCTTTCCGGTGCCAACCTGCTGAGTCCGGAGGACCTCAAGCGCATGGCGGTCAATCCGATCGTCTTCGCCTGTTCCAACCCGGACCCGGAAATCAAGCCGGAACTGGCCCACGAAACCCGCGGCGATGTGATCATGGCCACCGGTCGTTCCGACTACCCGAACCAGGTCAACAACGTACTGGGCTTCCCCTTCATCTTCCGTGGTGCTCTGGACGTGCGCGCCACCCGCATCAACGAAGAAATGAAGATTGCCGCGGCCCTGGCGCTGCGCGACCTGGCCAAGCTGCCGGTACCGAAGGACGTGTGCGATGCGTACGGCGTGGCTTCGCTGGAGTTTGGTCGTGAGTACATCATTCCGAAACCCATGGACCAGCGCCTGATCACTGTTGTATCCGATGCCGTGGCCAAGGCTGCCATCGAGTCCGGCGTGGCGACGCTGCCCTATCCGAAGCACTATCCGCTGAACTCGGTGGATGATGTGTTCAACGGCTAA
- a CDS encoding thermonuclease family protein → MAKSPLTRKAPLTGAFFFFWLLSFSLQGACPVPGALPTHKVRNVVDGDTLRLVDGRSVRLIGLNAPELARKGRSAEPYAQAARRRLQQLVHDNGDRVALRLGREPRDHYGRTLAHLYDRLGRNLEERLLLEGLGFHVAFAPNGALVDCLAVAEREARRAGRGVWRQSPYRTPWQLRQSGFALVGGTVTRVERNRGGIWLQLDGPLVLRVEPKRLGQFDVAALRGLVGRRVEARGWVIDRGRRGGVNTMESRWMLPLTHNGMLEVLR, encoded by the coding sequence ATGGCCAAGTCCCCGCTGACGAGAAAGGCGCCCCTGACGGGCGCCTTTTTCTTTTTCTGGCTCCTGAGTTTCTCCCTTCAGGGCGCCTGCCCGGTGCCGGGCGCTCTGCCTACCCATAAGGTGCGAAACGTCGTCGATGGCGACACCCTGCGCCTGGTCGACGGCCGAAGCGTCCGTCTGATCGGTCTGAATGCACCCGAGCTGGCTCGCAAGGGGCGGTCGGCAGAACCCTACGCGCAGGCCGCCCGCCGGCGGCTGCAGCAACTGGTCCACGACAACGGCGACCGGGTGGCCCTAAGGCTGGGGCGCGAGCCGCGGGATCATTATGGGCGTACCCTGGCCCATCTCTATGACCGCCTGGGGCGGAACCTGGAAGAGCGCCTGCTCTTGGAGGGGCTGGGATTCCACGTCGCCTTCGCACCCAACGGCGCACTGGTCGACTGCCTTGCCGTCGCCGAACGGGAGGCGCGTCGGGCCGGTCGCGGAGTCTGGCGCCAGTCTCCGTATCGAACTCCCTGGCAGTTGCGTCAGTCCGGCTTTGCCCTGGTCGGTGGCACGGTAACCCGGGTCGAGCGCAACCGCGGCGGCATCTGGCTGCAGCTGGATGGCCCCCTGGTCCTGCGTGTGGAGCCGAAGCGGCTGGGGCAGTTCGATGTCGCGGCCTTGCGCGGCCTCGTGGGGCGACGCGTCGAGGCGCGGGGTTGGGTGATTGACCGTGGGCGAAGGGGCGGCGTAAATACGATGGAGTCCCGCTGGATGCTCCCCCTTACCCACAACGGAATGCTCGAGGTGCTTCGATGA
- a CDS encoding primosomal protein N', with protein sequence MPDAPILRLALPSPLRRLFDYRAPAGVPRAALQPGVRLRVPFGRREIIGVLVELAEHSEVPADKLKPAIELLDNRPPLPPTLFKLCLWTAQYYQHSLGDTLSWALPVLLRQGEPAEARQERFWHAVPGASADDPRLARAPRQRQALATLAQHPHGVAHQLLGQLQLNKDSLDILLDKGLVRTEVRRHASSERHGPLLAQPELPLNPEQRAAFDAVHASFGAFNALLLAGVTGSGKTEVYLQLIRQTLEAGKQALVLIPEINLGPQTLERFSRRFNARIALLHSAVNDRERLDAWLAARDGEADIVIGTRSALFTPLKNPGLIIIDEEHDASYKQQEGLRYHARDLALVRARQENIPVLLGSATPSLESLQNAHAGRYGLLRLTQRAGGAKQPRFLRLDVKSLPLDSGISMPLQQAIAQTLAAGQQVLVFLNRRGFAPTLLCHDCGWISQCPRCDARMTLHQRHNELRCHHCGHTQRQPACCPDCGRVDLRPVGAGTERAEERLAILFPKTQVLRIDRDSTARKDAMDKLFTTIHRGEPCILVGTQMLAKGHHFPRVTLVAILDADGGLFSADFRASERMAQLIVQVAGRAGRAEEPGKVIIQTHLAEHPLLVQLTEQGYFAFAEQALAERRAAGLPPFAHLALLRAEAHKPGQAEAFLDSACAEAEQQLAETGVNGVELLGPVPAPMERRAGRYRAQLLLQASARAPLHRLLTPWSQALEQLPGGRTVRWSLDVDPIDLF encoded by the coding sequence TTGCCCGACGCCCCCATCCTGCGCCTCGCCCTGCCCTCGCCCTTGCGCCGTCTGTTCGACTACCGCGCGCCCGCCGGGGTGCCCCGTGCCGCCCTGCAACCAGGCGTGCGGCTGCGGGTGCCCTTCGGCCGGCGCGAGATCATCGGTGTCCTGGTGGAGCTGGCCGAGCACAGCGAAGTGCCGGCGGACAAGCTCAAGCCCGCCATTGAGCTGCTGGACAACCGCCCGCCCCTGCCGCCGACGCTGTTCAAGCTGTGCCTGTGGACAGCCCAGTACTACCAGCACAGCCTCGGCGACACCTTGAGCTGGGCCCTACCGGTGCTGCTTCGCCAAGGCGAGCCCGCCGAGGCGCGGCAAGAGCGTTTCTGGCATGCCGTGCCCGGTGCCAGCGCCGACGATCCGCGGCTGGCCCGTGCGCCGCGCCAGCGCCAGGCCCTGGCCACCCTGGCCCAGCACCCCCACGGCGTGGCGCACCAGTTGCTCGGCCAGTTGCAGCTGAACAAGGACAGCCTCGACATCCTGTTGGACAAGGGCCTGGTGCGGACGGAAGTGCGTCGCCATGCCTCCAGCGAGCGACATGGCCCGCTGCTGGCCCAGCCGGAGCTGCCGCTCAATCCGGAGCAGCGCGCCGCCTTCGACGCGGTTCACGCGTCCTTCGGCGCCTTCAACGCCTTGCTCCTGGCTGGGGTCACCGGCAGCGGCAAGACCGAGGTCTACCTGCAACTGATCCGCCAGACCCTGGAAGCCGGCAAACAGGCCCTGGTGCTGATTCCCGAGATCAATCTCGGCCCGCAGACCCTGGAGCGCTTCTCGCGCCGCTTCAACGCGCGGATCGCCCTGCTGCACTCGGCGGTGAACGACCGCGAACGCCTGGATGCCTGGCTGGCCGCTCGCGATGGCGAAGCCGATATCGTCATCGGTACCCGTTCGGCGCTCTTCACCCCGTTGAAGAACCCTGGCCTGATCATCATCGACGAAGAGCACGACGCCTCCTACAAGCAGCAGGAGGGCCTGCGCTACCACGCCCGTGACCTGGCCCTGGTGCGCGCCCGCCAGGAGAACATCCCGGTCCTCCTGGGCTCGGCCACGCCGTCGCTGGAAAGCCTGCAGAACGCCCACGCCGGCCGCTACGGTCTGCTGCGCCTGACCCAACGCGCCGGCGGTGCGAAGCAGCCGCGCTTCCTGCGCCTGGACGTGAAAAGCCTGCCGCTGGACTCCGGCATTTCCATGCCGCTGCAGCAGGCCATCGCGCAGACCCTGGCGGCCGGCCAGCAGGTGCTGGTGTTCCTCAATCGCCGCGGCTTCGCCCCGACCCTGTTGTGTCACGACTGCGGCTGGATCAGCCAATGCCCGCGCTGCGATGCGCGGATGACGCTGCACCAGCGCCACAACGAACTGCGCTGCCACCACTGCGGCCATACGCAACGCCAGCCGGCCTGCTGCCCCGACTGCGGGCGGGTCGACCTGCGGCCGGTGGGCGCCGGAACCGAGCGCGCGGAAGAACGCCTGGCGATCCTCTTCCCGAAGACACAGGTTCTGCGCATCGACCGCGACAGCACGGCACGCAAGGACGCCATGGACAAGCTGTTCACCACCATCCACCGTGGTGAGCCCTGCATCCTGGTGGGGACCCAGATGCTCGCCAAGGGGCACCATTTCCCCCGCGTCACCCTGGTGGCGATCCTCGACGCCGACGGCGGCCTGTTTTCCGCCGACTTCCGCGCCAGCGAGCGCATGGCCCAGCTCATCGTCCAGGTCGCCGGCCGCGCCGGACGGGCGGAAGAGCCGGGCAAGGTGATCATCCAGACCCACCTGGCCGAGCATCCGCTGCTGGTGCAGCTCACTGAGCAAGGCTACTTCGCCTTCGCCGAGCAGGCCCTTGCCGAGCGCCGCGCCGCTGGCTTGCCCCCTTTCGCCCACCTCGCCTTGCTACGCGCCGAGGCCCACAAGCCGGGCCAGGCGGAGGCGTTCCTCGACAGCGCCTGCGCCGAAGCCGAGCAGCAACTGGCCGAGACGGGCGTCAATGGCGTCGAGCTGCTGGGTCCGGTGCCCGCCCCCATGGAGCGCCGCGCCGGCCGCTATCGCGCACAACTGCTGTTGCAGGCCAGTGCGCGTGCGCCACTGCACCGCCTCCTGACACCCTGGAGCCAGGCCCTGGAGCAGTTGCCCGGTGGTCGGACAGTGCGCTGGTCGCTGGATGTCGACCCCATAGACCTGTTCTAG
- the rpmE gene encoding 50S ribosomal protein L31, with the protein MKPEIHPEYVAIEATCSCGNVIKTRSTLGKNISLDVCSECHPFYTGKQKVLDTGGRIDRFKQRFGVFGSK; encoded by the coding sequence ATGAAACCGGAAATCCATCCCGAGTACGTAGCGATCGAAGCTACCTGCAGCTGCGGCAACGTCATCAAGACCCGTTCCACTCTCGGCAAGAACATCAGCCTCGACGTGTGCTCCGAGTGCCACCCGTTCTACACCGGCAAGCAGAAGGTCCTGGACACCGGCGGCCGTATCGATCGCTTCAAGCAGCGTTTCGGCGTGTTCGGCTCCAAGTAA
- the pilN gene encoding type 4a pilus biogenesis protein PilN has product MARINLLPWREQLREERKQRFLVALGAVLAMGAGAVFLGDQYLNNTIENQQARNDFVRKEIAVLDARIKEISELKTRRQQLLERMKIIQDLQGNRPIIGRVFDQLVRTLPDGVFFTGLKMSGKSIAIVGAAESNNRVSNLMRNLDASEWLASPNLTEVKAVTAGAVDQANVFQLTVQQTQPGSEEENGKTANAMPGTITTGAAK; this is encoded by the coding sequence ATGGCGCGCATCAACCTACTCCCCTGGCGTGAACAGCTGCGCGAGGAGCGCAAGCAGCGCTTCCTGGTGGCGCTGGGTGCTGTCCTGGCAATGGGTGCCGGCGCGGTCTTCCTGGGCGACCAGTACCTGAACAACACCATCGAGAATCAGCAGGCGCGCAATGATTTCGTGCGCAAGGAGATCGCCGTCCTGGATGCCAGGATCAAGGAGATCAGCGAACTGAAGACCCGCCGCCAGCAGCTTCTCGAGCGGATGAAGATCATTCAGGACCTGCAGGGCAATCGACCGATCATCGGCCGAGTGTTCGACCAACTGGTACGTACCTTGCCCGATGGCGTGTTCTTCACCGGTCTGAAAATGAGCGGCAAGAGCATCGCCATCGTCGGCGCGGCCGAGTCGAACAATCGGGTTTCCAACCTGATGCGTAATCTGGATGCCTCGGAATGGCTGGCATCGCCCAACCTCACCGAGGTCAAGGCGGTAACCGCTGGCGCGGTGGACCAGGCCAACGTCTTCCAGCTGACCGTGCAGCAGACCCAGCCGGGCTCTGAGGAAGAGAACGGCAAGACCGCCAACGCGATGCCGGGCACCATCACCACAGGAGCCGCGAAATGA
- a CDS encoding penicillin-binding protein 1A has protein sequence MRLLKFFWWSFVAVFCGLLLSFSGAYLYLSPSLPSVDSLRRIQLQIPLRVYSSDGKLIAEFGEMRRSPVRFADIPPDFIQALLAAEDDNFANHYGVDVTSLMRAATQLLKTGHIQTGGSTITMQVAKNYFLTSERSFSRKINEILLALQIERELSKDEILELYVNKIYLGNRAYGIEAAAQVYYGKSIRELSLAQMAMIAGLPKAPSRFNPLVNPTRSQERRDWILGRMYKLGRIDEARYQQAIGEPIDASYHVPTPELTAPYIAEMARAEMVGRYGSDAYTEGFRVTTTVPSDLQQAANTALREGLIEYDQRHGYRGPETRLPGMTKQTWLQELAKQKSLGGLEPAIVTQVEKSGILVLTRSGQEEAVSWDSMKWARPFLNTNSLGARPQQPADVAQVGDLVRVQRQDDGSLRFVQLPAAQSALVSLDPNDGAIRALVGGFSFEQSNYNRAAQAKRQPGSSFKPFLYAAALDNGFTAASLVNDAPIVFQEAGMEEAWRPKNDNNTFLGPIRLREALYKSRNLVSIRVLQAIGIDYARNYVSRFGLNKDDLPRNLSLALGTANLTPLEIAGGWSTFANGGYKVQPYLIERIESRDGKTLFVANPPRVPANEAQAGDAAQANAAPDTLLASTDASAPLGQAPAVAERIVDPRTTYILNSMLQDVIKRGTGRRALALGRSDIAGKTGTTNESKDSWFSGYNADYVTTVWVGFDQPESLGRHEYGGTVALPIWMNYMSAALKDKPAHVQPEPAGLLTLRIDPLSGRAASPGTPDAFFELFKSEDTPPPMSEFEPGLAIPGSPLPADEAAPIDLF, from the coding sequence ATGCGCCTGCTGAAGTTTTTCTGGTGGTCCTTCGTTGCCGTTTTCTGTGGCCTGTTGCTCAGTTTCAGCGGCGCTTACCTCTATCTTAGCCCCAGCCTGCCGTCCGTCGACTCGCTTCGCCGGATCCAGTTGCAAATCCCCCTCCGCGTCTACAGCAGCGACGGCAAGCTGATCGCCGAATTCGGCGAGATGCGCCGCTCTCCGGTGCGTTTCGCCGACATCCCGCCGGATTTCATCCAGGCGCTGCTGGCAGCGGAGGATGACAATTTCGCCAACCATTATGGCGTCGACGTCACGAGCCTGATGCGCGCTGCCACGCAATTATTGAAGACCGGCCACATCCAGACGGGCGGCAGCACCATCACCATGCAGGTGGCAAAGAACTACTTCCTCACCAGCGAAAGAAGTTTCTCCCGCAAGATCAATGAAATATTGCTGGCCCTGCAAATTGAACGGGAACTCAGCAAAGACGAAATTCTTGAACTTTATGTGAACAAGATCTACCTCGGTAACCGTGCCTACGGTATAGAGGCCGCCGCCCAGGTCTATTACGGCAAGTCGATTCGCGAACTCAGCCTGGCGCAGATGGCAATGATCGCCGGCCTGCCCAAGGCTCCGTCGCGCTTCAACCCATTGGTCAACCCGACCCGTAGCCAGGAGCGCCGCGACTGGATTCTCGGCCGCATGTACAAGCTCGGCCGTATCGACGAGGCGCGCTACCAGCAGGCGATCGGCGAGCCGATCGACGCCAGCTACCACGTCCCGACCCCGGAACTGACCGCCCCCTATATCGCCGAGATGGCCCGCGCCGAGATGGTCGGCCGCTACGGTAGCGATGCCTACACCGAAGGCTTCCGCGTCACCACGACCGTCCCCAGCGATCTCCAGCAGGCCGCCAACACGGCTCTGCGCGAAGGGCTGATCGAATACGACCAGCGCCATGGCTATCGAGGCCCGGAAACCCGCCTCCCCGGCATGACCAAGCAGACCTGGCTGCAGGAACTGGCCAAGCAGAAATCGCTGGGCGGCCTGGAACCAGCCATCGTCACCCAGGTGGAGAAAAGCGGCATCCTGGTCCTGACCCGCAGCGGCCAGGAAGAAGCCGTGAGCTGGGACAGCATGAAGTGGGCCCGTCCTTTCCTGAATACCAACAGCCTGGGCGCGCGCCCTCAGCAACCGGCCGATGTCGCCCAGGTCGGCGACCTGGTCCGCGTGCAGCGCCAGGACGACGGCAGCCTGCGCTTCGTCCAGTTGCCGGCCGCACAGAGCGCCCTGGTTTCCCTTGATCCGAATGACGGCGCCATCCGCGCCCTGGTCGGTGGCTTCTCCTTCGAGCAGAGCAACTACAACCGCGCCGCCCAAGCCAAGCGCCAGCCGGGTTCCAGCTTCAAGCCCTTCCTTTATGCGGCCGCCCTGGACAACGGCTTCACTGCCGCCAGCCTGGTCAACGACGCGCCTATCGTCTTCCAGGAAGCCGGCATGGAAGAGGCCTGGCGTCCCAAGAACGACAACAATACCTTCCTCGGCCCGATCCGCCTGCGCGAGGCCCTGTACAAATCGCGCAACCTGGTGTCGATCCGCGTACTGCAGGCCATCGGCATCGACTACGCGCGGAACTACGTCAGCCGCTTCGGCCTCAACAAGGATGACCTGCCACGCAACCTGTCCCTGGCCTTGGGCACCGCCAACCTCACCCCGCTGGAGATCGCTGGCGGCTGGAGTACCTTCGCCAACGGCGGCTACAAGGTGCAGCCGTACCTGATCGAGCGCATCGAAAGCCGCGACGGCAAGACCCTGTTCGTTGCCAACCCACCACGGGTACCGGCCAACGAGGCGCAAGCCGGTGACGCTGCACAGGCCAATGCGGCGCCGGACACGCTGCTGGCGTCCACCGATGCTTCCGCCCCCCTGGGCCAGGCCCCCGCCGTGGCCGAACGCATCGTCGACCCCCGCACCACCTACATCCTCAACAGCATGCTGCAGGATGTGATCAAACGCGGCACCGGCCGCCGCGCCCTGGCCTTGGGTCGCAGCGACATCGCCGGCAAGACCGGCACCACCAACGAGTCGAAGGACAGCTGGTTCTCCGGCTACAACGCCGACTATGTCACCACGGTCTGGGTCGGATTCGACCAGCCGGAAAGCCTCGGACGCCATGAGTACGGCGGCACCGTTGCCCTGCCGATCTGGATGAACTACATGAGCGCAGCGCTGAAGGACAAGCCGGCCCACGTCCAGCCCGAACCCGCGGGCCTGCTGACCCTCCGCATCGATCCGCTCAGCGGTCGCGCCGCAAGCCCGGGAACGCCGGACGCCTTCTTCGAACTGTTCAAGAGCGAGGACACCCCGCCACCCATGAGCGAGTTCGAGCCCGGCCTGGCCATTCCCGGCAGCCCGTTGCCAGCTGACGAAGCCGCGCCCATCGACCTGTTCTGA
- a CDS encoding pilus assembly protein PilM: protein MLGLFNKKANSLLGIDISSTSVKLLELSRSGSRFKVESYAVEPLPPNAVVEKNIAELEGVGQALSRVVTKARTGVKAAAVAVAGSAVITKTIEMEAGLSDDDLENQLKIEADQYIPYPLEEVAIDFEVQGASARNPERVDVLLAACRKENVEVREAALALAGLTAKVVDVEAYALERAYSLLSAQLGDAHDELTVAVVDIGATMTTLSVLHNGRTIYTREQLFGGRQLTEEIQRRYGLSVEEAGLAKKQGGLPDDYDSEVLQPFKDAVVQQVSRSLQFFFAAGQFNDVDYILLAGGTASIPDLDRLIQQKIGTPTLVANPFADMALSSKVNAGALASDAPALMIACGLAMRSFD from the coding sequence GTGCTAGGGCTCTTCAATAAGAAAGCGAATTCGCTGTTGGGGATCGACATCAGCTCGACCTCAGTCAAGCTCCTTGAATTGAGTCGCTCGGGAAGCCGCTTCAAAGTGGAGTCCTATGCCGTCGAGCCACTCCCGCCGAACGCGGTTGTCGAAAAGAACATCGCGGAGCTGGAGGGTGTCGGGCAGGCGCTTTCCCGTGTGGTCACCAAGGCGCGAACCGGTGTCAAGGCTGCCGCGGTAGCCGTGGCAGGGTCGGCCGTGATCACCAAAACCATCGAGATGGAAGCTGGGCTCTCCGATGACGATCTGGAGAACCAGCTGAAGATCGAGGCTGACCAGTACATTCCTTATCCATTGGAAGAGGTCGCCATCGACTTCGAGGTGCAAGGCGCCTCCGCGCGCAATCCTGAACGGGTCGACGTGCTGCTGGCGGCCTGCCGCAAGGAAAACGTCGAAGTGCGCGAGGCCGCGCTGGCTCTGGCTGGGCTCACCGCCAAGGTGGTCGACGTCGAGGCCTATGCGCTGGAGCGTGCGTACTCTTTGCTCTCCGCCCAGCTCGGCGATGCCCATGACGAGCTGACCGTGGCCGTCGTCGACATCGGTGCCACGATGACCACCCTCAGCGTGCTGCACAACGGTCGCACCATCTATACCCGCGAGCAGTTGTTCGGCGGTCGCCAGCTGACCGAGGAGATTCAGCGCCGCTATGGGCTTTCGGTCGAGGAGGCGGGTCTGGCCAAGAAGCAGGGCGGTCTTCCGGATGACTACGACAGCGAGGTCCTTCAGCCGTTCAAGGATGCGGTGGTCCAGCAGGTCTCCCGCTCGCTGCAGTTCTTCTTCGCGGCCGGCCAGTTCAATGATGTGGACTACATCCTCCTGGCGGGTGGCACGGCTTCGATTCCTGATCTGGATCGCCTCATCCAGCAGAAGATCGGCACTCCGACCCTGGTCGCCAATCCCTTCGCCGACATGGCGCTGAGCAGCAAGGTCAATGCAGGTGCGCTCGCCAGTGATGCGCCCGCGCTGATGATCGCTTGCGGCTTGGCGATGAGGAGTTTCGACTGA
- a CDS encoding M48 family metalloprotease, translating to MRSPALVLALLLASSLLVGCAVNPATGKTNFVMMSEQQELDLGRRYNQEIAEENPRYADEKLQAYVQQVGQKVASHSHRRNIPYQFTVVDSPDINAFALPGGYIYIHRGLLAYLNSEAELAAVLGHEVGHVTARHSVQQQSQSTAWNILGQAVAIGTGVGAAGDLTNALGTAFVRGYGRDMELEADGLGAQYLARSGYDPQAMIEVVKVLKNQEDFARDQARSKGQSAPPSGYHGLFETHPDNDTRLQQVVGPARALAGGNQVVNRDVFLRHLEGLPFGGSAETGVRRGQDFYHAELDFTLHCPDGWGLVNRPDAVITHSADQQAFIAMTLDGRKPSVAPGDYLRQKAGGQRLAMEESLQQSGLQGATAVLPGNPARRVAVVYKDDKAYLFVGATRDRSSLESQDDNFLSVIRSFRPLRKEEQALAQPLRLHLIQVKSGQTIGSLARESKLPGSQADLENRIRLLNNLYPIGEPKPGDWLKVVR from the coding sequence ATGAGATCGCCTGCGCTCGTATTGGCGCTGCTGCTCGCTTCTTCCCTGCTGGTCGGTTGCGCGGTCAACCCCGCTACCGGCAAGACCAATTTCGTGATGATGAGTGAGCAGCAGGAACTGGATCTCGGTCGGCGCTACAACCAGGAGATCGCCGAGGAGAATCCGCGCTATGCCGACGAGAAACTGCAGGCCTATGTTCAGCAGGTGGGGCAGAAGGTCGCCAGCCATAGTCATCGCCGCAACATTCCCTACCAGTTCACCGTGGTCGACTCACCCGACATCAATGCCTTCGCGCTGCCGGGTGGCTACATCTATATCCATCGTGGCCTGCTGGCCTACCTGAACTCGGAAGCCGAACTCGCGGCAGTGCTGGGGCACGAGGTCGGCCATGTCACCGCGCGACACAGCGTGCAGCAGCAGAGCCAATCCACCGCCTGGAATATCCTTGGCCAGGCGGTCGCCATCGGAACCGGGGTCGGCGCTGCCGGCGACCTGACCAATGCGTTGGGCACTGCCTTCGTGCGTGGCTATGGGCGCGACATGGAACTGGAGGCCGACGGCCTCGGCGCCCAGTATCTGGCACGTAGCGGCTATGACCCGCAGGCCATGATCGAAGTGGTGAAAGTGCTGAAGAATCAGGAAGACTTCGCTCGCGACCAGGCCCGGAGCAAAGGCCAGAGCGCGCCGCCGTCGGGTTACCACGGCCTGTTCGAGACGCACCCGGACAACGATACCCGTCTGCAGCAGGTGGTTGGACCGGCCCGGGCGCTGGCCGGTGGCAACCAGGTGGTGAACCGGGACGTCTTCCTCAGGCATCTGGAAGGGCTGCCCTTCGGCGGCTCGGCGGAAACCGGCGTGCGGCGTGGTCAGGATTTCTATCACGCCGAACTGGACTTCACCCTGCATTGCCCCGATGGCTGGGGGCTGGTCAACCGCCCTGATGCGGTCATCACTCACAGCGCCGACCAGCAGGCCTTCATTGCCATGACCCTGGATGGGCGCAAACCGAGCGTGGCCCCCGGCGACTACCTGCGACAGAAGGCCGGCGGCCAGCGCCTGGCCATGGAAGAGTCGCTGCAGCAGTCCGGGCTGCAGGGCGCTACGGCGGTACTGCCGGGCAATCCCGCGCGGCGGGTGGCGGTTGTCTATAAGGATGACAAGGCCTATCTCTTCGTCGGTGCGACCCGGGACCGCTCGTCCCTGGAAAGCCAGGACGACAACTTCCTTTCAGTGATCCGCAGCTTTCGCCCGTTGAGGAAGGAAGAGCAGGCCCTGGCCCAGCCGCTGCGGCTGCACCTGATCCAGGTAAAGTCTGGACAGACCATCGGCAGCCTGGCACGAGAGAGCAAATTGCCGGGGTCCCAAGCGGATCTGGAAAATCGTATACGATTACTTAATAACTTGTATCCAATTGGCGAGCCGAAGCCTGGAGATTGGCTAAAAGTCGTACGTTAG